A section of the Triticum dicoccoides isolate Atlit2015 ecotype Zavitan chromosome 7A, WEW_v2.0, whole genome shotgun sequence genome encodes:
- the LOC119330451 gene encoding protein PECTIC ARABINOGALACTAN SYNTHESIS-RELATED-like produces MAELRHGTVAAAAARASSGSPAKRDAEAASASASSPFLSSPRSGGGDGGKDGALRPPPPLHQRYSLPAAVRALLALEDPRSPSAPASYRILLAVLACVALAALVSAPSVWSRLNAPYLCRKDGIRLQCPGVSNSLWENPHAAATSWKPCAERRRDEISDLVSENETSGYIFIHAEGGLNQQRIAICNAVAIAKIMNATLILPVLKQDQIWKDQTKFEDIFDVDHFINYLKDDVRIVRDIPDWFTEKDELFTSIRRTVKNIPKYAPAQFYVDNVLPRIKEKKIMSIKPFVDRLGYDNVPMKINRLRCRVNYHALKFLPGIEEMADKLATRMRNRTGSVNPYMALHLRFEKGMVGLSFCDFAGTREEKAMMAEYRQKQWPRRFKNGSHLWSLALEKRKEGRCPLEPGEIGFILRAMGYTKETQIYVASGQVYGGNNRMAPLRNMFPNLVTKEDLASKEEIEHFKKHVTSLAALDFLVCLKSDVFVMTHGGNFAKLIIGFRRYMGRHRLKSIKPDKGLMSKFFGDPYMPWANFVEDVMITHQTRTGLPEATFPHYDLWENPLSHCMCRA; encoded by the exons ATGGCCGAGCTGCGGCACggcacggtggcggcggcggcggcccgcgCCTCCTCCGGCTCGCCCGCGAAGCGCGACGCGgaggccgcctccgcctccgcctcctcccccttcctctcctccccacgcagcggcggcggcgacggcggcaaggACGGCGCGCTGCGCCCGCCCCCTCCGCTCCACCAGAGGTACTCGCTCCCCGCCGCCGTCCGCGCCCTCCTCGCGCTCGAGGACCCCCGGTCGCCCTCGGCCCCGGCCTCCTACCGGATCCTGCTCGCCGTCCTCGCCTGCGTCGCCCTCGCCGCGCTCGTCTCCGCCCCCTCCGTCTGGTCGCGCCTC AACGCGCCCTACCTGTGCCGCAAGGATGGGATTCGGCTCCAGTGCCCCGGG GTGAGCAACTCTCTGTGGGAGAATCCGCATGCCGCCGCCACGTCTTGGAAGCCGTGTGCCGAGCGACGCAGGGACGAGATCTCAG ATCTTGTGTCAGAGAACGAAACTTCTGGGTATATTTTTATTCATGCCGAGGGAGGATTGAACCAGCAACGAATAGCT ATATGTAATGCTGTTGCAATTGCTAAGATAATGAACGCCACACTTATTTTGCCTGTGCTGAAGCAGGATCAAATATGGAAAGATCAAAC GAAATTTGAAGATATCTTCGATGTAGATCATTTTATAAATTATTTGAAGGATGATGTCCGCATCGTTCGAGATATTCCTGACTGGTTCACAGAAAAAGATGAGCTGTTCACCAGTATAAG GCGTActgtaaaaaatatcccaaaatatGCACCAGCGCAGTTTTATGTCGATAATGTACTTCCAAGGATCAAAGAGAAAAAGATAATGTCTATCAAACCATTCGTTGATAGATTGGG GTATGATAATGTTCCAATGAAGATTAACCGGCTCAGATGCAGAGTTAATTATCACGCCTTAAAGTTTCTacctggcattgaagaaatggctGACAAACTGGCAACAAGGATGCGGAATCGAACTGGGAGTGTAAATCCATACAT GGCTCTTCATCTTAGATTCGAGAAAGGAATGGTGGGTTTATCCTTTTGTGATTTTGCTGGAACCAGAGAGGAGAAAGCAATGATGGCTGAATATAGACAGAAACAATGGCCAAGACGCTTCAAG AATGGATCTCACCTTTGGTCTTTAGCACTGGAAAAGAGAAAAGAAGGCCGCTGCCCGCTTGAGCCTGGGGAAATAGGTTTCATTCTGCGTGCAATGGGATATACGAAGGAGACTCAGATATATGTTGCATCAGGGCAAGTGTATGGTGGAAACAATAGAATGGCACCGCTGAGGAACATGTTCCCCAATTTG GTTACCAAAGAAGATCTCGCAAGCAAGGAGGAGATAGAACATTTCAAGAAGCATGTAACCAGCCTCGCTGCACTGGACTTCCTGGTATGCCTGAAGTCAGACGTGTTCGTCATGACCCATGGAGGCAACTTTGCGAAGCTGATCATCGGCTTCCGGCGCTACATGGGGCGCCATAGGCTCAAGTCTATCAAGCCGGACAAGGGGCTCATGTCGAAGTTCTTCGGCGACCCATACATGCCATGGGCGAATTTTGTGGAGGATGTGATGATCACTCACCAGACACGAACAGGCCTCCCCGAGGCCACCTTCCCGCACTATGACCTCTGGGAAAACCCTCTCTCCCATTGCATGTGTAGAGCATAA
- the LOC119333788 gene encoding uncharacterized protein LOC119333788: protein MNQEFSLEVRSAAHAVVRLYGFLLTVPPEPGTADDELDMSCPGNDELVEMEYSPEGRRFLGGPARWFSAAGSTAGCMRVAAVEDQEEEEADCKEILVLYRYAPFSVSSDGVVVRGSTRAHLLRFMATGDHTARSLAWTGSSLIRLIYPGDFSEQLQELWSSLASQVSVLPRAARVEVFVDVGILRRSVFVDDSILRRSYYTPERMEWMRSVLEETVEEPWPVRFTGMELHLPEPRDHDKHEAAVDDDDTDAGERPAKRRRVVAAGEDCPICLQLLEGDDDLAAWPGCGKPHVFHGACLESVLVDSKTCPICRHTLYVESTFGK, encoded by the coding sequence ATGAACCAGGAGTTCTCGCTGGAGGTCCGCTCCGCTGCCCACGCCGTTGTTCGGCTATACGGTTTCCTTCTCACAGTGCCGCCTGAACCGGGGACGGCGGACGACGAGCTCGATATGAGCTGCCCCGGCAACGATGAGCTGGTGGAAATGGAGTACTCCCCCGAGGGCCGGCGATTTCTTGGAGGCCCGGCGCGGTGGTTCTCCGCCGCGGGGAGCACGGCCGGCTGCATGCGGGTCGCCGCCGTGGaggaccaagaagaagaagaagcagactgCAAGGAGATCCTGGTGCTCTACCGCTACGCCCCTTTCTCGGTATCATCGGACGGCGTGGTGGTGCGAGGGAGCACCAGGGCGCACCTGCTCCGGTTCATGGCCACCGGCGACCACACGGCGAGGTCCCTGGCGTGGACCGGGTCGTCTCTGATCCGGCTGATATACCCCGGTGACTTCAGCGAGCAGCTCCAGGAGCTATGGTCGAGCCTGGCGTCGCAGGTGAGCGTGCTGCCGCGCGCCGCGCGTGTCGAGGTGTTCGTCGACGTCGGCATCCTCAGGAGGTCGGTGTTCGTCGACGACAGCATCCTCCGGAGGTCGTACTACACGCCCGAGCGCATGGAGTGGATGCGCTCCGTGCTGGAGGAGACGGTGGAGGAGCCGTGGCCCGTGCGATTCACCGGCATGGAGCTGCACCTGCCGGAGCCGCGCGACCATGATAAACACGAAGCCGCCGTCGACGACGATGACACGGACGCTGGTGAACGGCCGGCGAAGCGAAGGAGGGTCGTCGCCGCTGGGGAGGATTGCCCCATCTGCTTGCAGCTGCTCGAGGGCGACGACGACCTCGCCGCGTGGCCGGGGTGCGGCAAGCCCCACGTCTTCCATGGCGCGTGCTTGGAGAGCGTCCTCGTGGACAGCAAGACGTGCCCTATTTGCAGGCACACGCTGTACGTCGAGTCGACGTTCGGCAAGTAG